Genomic segment of Cytobacillus suaedae:
GTAACTTTCACAGATTTAGTCATTATCTTTCTACAGAGGACACTCATCACATTGCCGATTATCGTGTTTTTTGCACATTTGTTTTTTTAAGTTATTTTTAACAATTGACTATTATTTGTCCACCCTTCGAATAGAATAAAAATAAAAAAGAGAACGGAGTGGAGTTACGTTGAAAACCTCTAGAATTTTAAAATGGGTTACAGGTGGTCTAGAAGCATTATTAGGAATCCCCATTATTGGTGGGTCAATCGTTATCGGCTTTCTCTGGACGCCATTAGTACTCATGCTTATTCTCCATATTGTTGCCCTTGTCTTCTCAGTACGGGAGAATGAAAAACGACATGGTAATATTTTAGGCATCGTCACATCATGTCTTGCTTGGATTCCATTCTTAGGCATGATTATGCACATCGTAACAGCTATTGTACTTATGATTGACGCCAGTAAAAGTGAGACAATGGTTACTATTGAAAAAGACCAGGATTAAGGTAAGCAAGACCATTGTAGAGTCAGTGCCTCTTATAATGGTCCTTTTTAGAGCAACTACCTTCTTTAGGCATTTCTCCTAATTTACGTATAATTGTACTCCTGCCCACCCTAAAACAAGCTTTCCTCCATAGGGTATAAGTGAACAAAGTAAACGAATACCTAAGTAGGAGGAAATGATATGTATAGAAATGCCCAGCCAAGCAATACAAGATTTCTCGGAGGTGCAGGGTTCGGTCCATTAACAACTGGTCTAATTGGTGCTGGACTTGGTTATTTAGGCGGTGAACTCTTAGACGGACCTGATTATCCTGGTTATGGTTATCCTGGATATGGTGCAGGTTATGGACCTGGTTTCGGTGGATACGGACCCGGTGTAGGGGCTGGATTCGGTCCTGGTTTTAGTGGATATGGCCCAGGAGTTGGAGCTGGATATGGACCTGGTTTTGGCGGTTATGGACCAGGCTTTGGTGCTGGATTCGGACCTGGCTTTGGCGGTTATGGACCTGGAGTTGGATTTAGAAGAAGATTCTAATTTTATCATAGAAAAGGGATAGGAAAGAACACCTATCCCTTATTTGTTTAGCTTAAAAATACAACTATTGTTGAAATGGTGTTTGAAAATGAGTAGTTGATTGATACTGTTGATGCTGTGGTTGTTGCTGGTATTGTTGCCCTGAAGTTGTAAAGCCAGTAGGATTGCTTGTTAATTCATTACTCATTTGATTACAAAGATTTACAACCTCTTGGCAACGTTGGATCGCTACATCATGTGAATGAAGGCTTTGTTGTATTAATTGTGCAGCTTGCTTTTCACGCTGTAGCATTTGCTCAAGCATTTGAATGTTTTGTTGCTCTTGTTGAAGCATCATACGATATTGCTGACTTCCTTGTTGTGTTTGTGTAATTAATTGCTGTGCAATTTGGCGAGCTTGATTTACCTGTTGAGTTCCGTGAAATGGTGTATGCAAAAGAATTCCCCCTCAAAAATGTTGTGGTATCAAGTACCTCTCCTAGTTTGCTCTGAGTATTTTAAAACAATCACAGGAAAGATGGCCCTATAAAGGTGAAAAAAATCCAACAGAAACTGTTGGATTTTTGTGCATAAGTGTTTTTTTTGAAGGTAAACTATTATTCGTTAAACCGCTTTATTTTCCCACTTTTTCTGATCATGAACAAACAGTATTCCTAATTCATGGTGTTCACCGTCATAAAGCGCTCGTTGTACAAAACGTACTTCACCATTCGTATCGACAATTTCCAATTTACAATATGCCCTATTTTTTTGAAGAGCTTCATAAAATCCACCTTCAGATTTTACCGGGATGCTATTTACTTTTGTAACAATCTCACCAACCTGCAAGCCCATTTTTTCTGCAGGAGTTTTTGGAATGATGCCGAGTATCATCAAACCGTGATCCTTTCTTGAAAAAAAGAACGGCATTGAATCGTCTGTTAATCGATGATGTATGGATATAAGTTCCCGACCAATAAGTGCTAAGGAAGCAGCTACAATGGCTAATATCGGATACCATATGCTCCCTACTGCCAATGCAGCAATCACTAACCCATGAGCAATAATGCGTTTCCCAATAAACCGAATGCCATCTGAGGGAAGCGTGCCCAGTGTTTTATTTTGAAATCCTATCGCAAAAGGAACGAGTGTAAGTGCGTATTGACCATCATTCACTGAAAAAAGTGGCCACCATTGAAATTGTGTTTGAAGTACCTCGCCAGGAAGTACCAGGAATACAGGAACCATCCACAAACGTCTTGTAAGGTGAGAGCCTACTGGTAAGCCACGCTTACTTTGTTCAATATGAGGAGATGTCCCCTTGCTACCATTCTTTAATACGAGTAGCCCCTCTGAAATCACTAGTAGTGCTAATAACACAACAACAGCTGTTAAAGACGTATTTTTAAGATCTTCTATTAATCCTTGTAAAAAGCTAGACTCACTACTAAGAGTTGATAGAAAGATGATGCCAAACATCGAAAAGCCAATAATATAGGATGGTGATAACCATCGAAGACTGAAGGTTAAGCTCAATATTATAGTAATAACCCCAATTAAAGCAATTGTCCCAAATGGAATAACTACTCCTGAACTAATGGTTATAATAGATAGGACTAAACCTAAAATAACCCCCATTGGTAAAAGCGAACGTAATTCATAGAACCCATCATGCAGCCTCGTATGAAAAACTTTCCTCTCCCGCTTTACCCTTAAATAACCAAGGAAGACCGCCATACCAAAGAGCCCATAAAAAAGTGGGTGAAGAAAAAGCCGACCGATTCCTTTTAAAAATTCAACTAACCACAACTCTATCAATGCTTATCACCGCCCTTTATCCATTCTTCACTACGAATCTAGTAAACTTATCCTTTATTTTACCAAAACCTCTTACGAAAGCATACGGATTTTATTGGAAAATTTAGAATGGGGGTTGTTTGTGTTTGAGATGGAACAGAAAACATGTCATTTTCAAGCAAATTTGCTATAAGACCGGATTTTGTGTTCCTTCGACCGAATTCACTCCTTTCTTGACCGAATCGGGTTGAGATTAGACCGAATTCAATGGCTCTTTGACCGAAAATAAAGTTAGTCTAAAAAGTGGATACGTCAAAATGAGATTTATAATATATAATACAATCATCATTTATAAGGACGTGTTCAAATGGGAAAACATTTTACCCCAGAGTATAAAGAGTATGTTTCAAAATTAATTGTAGAAGAAGGTAGAAAAGCTACCCAAGTTGCATATGAACTCGAGATCTCTCCGAAATCAATTAGTCGATGGGTTGCAGCTTACAGGAATAAATTGAATGCTGCGCAGACTGGAGTAACCTATATAACTCCTACGGAGTTAGAAAAATTAAAAAAGCAACATGATAAAGAAATGCAACAGTTGAGAGAAGAAAATGAAATCTTAAAAAAGGCCATGCACATCTTCGCGAAAAACCAAGCGTAATTTATGCGTTCATTCAGGCTCATACTGATGAAAACTCTATAGTGAAGATGTGCAGAGCACTAGAAGTTTCTACAAGTGGCTATTATAAGTGGTTGAATAATCAGAACGAGCCCCAATCTGAGAAAAACGCATACCGATTGGAAATTCAGCAAAAAATTTGTAAGTCATTTCATGAAAGTTTTGGGACTTATGGGAGTCCTAGAGTACACGCTGATTTGATTGAATGGGGCTATACTATCTCACAAAAGACAGTAGCACGCTTGATGAAAGAGATGGGTTTAACAGCTACACCAAAAGATAAGTACGTGGTTACTACAGATTCAATTCATGATTTATATATTTACCCTAATCTAGTAAATCGCCAATTTAATGTAGAACAACCTAATCAGGTGTGGGTATCTGACATTACATATATTTGGACGATTGAAGGCTGGGTTTTTTTATCATCCATTATGGACTTATTTTCAAGGAAAATTGTAGGATGGAGTCTGGCTTCTCATATGAAAACTGAATTATCTCTACAAGCATTAAATATGGCGATTACAACAAGGCAGCCTGCCGAAGGGCTTATTCATCATTCAGATAGAGGTTCTCAATATTGTTCTAAGGGTTATATCGAAAGGTTAGAACAGAAAGATATTCAAATTAGTATGAGCAAGAAGGGCGATCCATACGATAACGCTTGTATTGAGTCCTTTCATGCCACAATTAAGAAAGATTTGATTTATCGCAGACGTTTTACCACAAGAGCTGAAGCTATTAAAGCTATTAATTATTATATATCTAGTTTTTATAATGAAAAGAGAAAACACTCAACTTTGGGTAACTGTTCTCCTAATCAATATGAGAGAAAAAACCAAGAAATGGATTGGGAAATAGTATCATAAAGAACCCATTTGGTGTTAAAAGTAATCAATCATGGTTTTGATTGATTACTTCTAACACCTTACCAAACGAAGTGCGGTAGTGGTTTGATTTATAAATGTCTCTATTTTTAGTATCCACTTTCTTGACAGAAGACCAAAAAACTTCATTTCTCATCATAATATACGAGTACCTAAAAAATCCCCTCCAGAACCTGGAGGGGAACATCTCATTTATTGAAACAACACTTTCATTGCTGTTTGTAACTGAATATCATTCGCTTCTTCACGTACTTTTTCAAGTAGTTGTGTTTGAATGAGTTCTGCAGTTGCTTTATCTATTTTACCTGTTGGCGTTACGCTATTAGTTTGTTGGAACGCTTTAACAGCTGTTTCTGTTTCTTTGCTATAGTAGCCATCGACACGGCCTGTTTCAAATCCAAGACCTTTTAGCATAAGCTGAGCGTTTTTCACTTGCTCATTATTCATATCAAGTACTAAATCATTTTCTAACTGGATTGGATTACTGTAGAAGTAGTCAGGTTGTTTTACATCAATCGTTGGCTCTACTCCTGTTTTATGAATCCAGTTGCCATCTGGTGTTAGCCACTTAAACATCGTTAGTTTAATATTGCTTCCATCCCCCATTGGAACAGCTTGCTGAACGGTACCTTTACCAAATGAAGGTTCACCGACAATATTATAGCCTCCTGCTTCTTTTAAGGCACCTGCTAAAATCTCAGAAGCTGAAGCACTACCACGGTCAATCAATACATTTATTGGATAACCCTTCTTCTCTTTTAATGTAGAGAAAAAGCGTTGTTTATTACCCGTACGATCTTCAATTTGTACATACGGTTTTTCTTCTGTAATTAAGTGCTTAAGGATTTCCTCAACGCTCTCTAGGTAACCACCAGGGTTTCCACGAACATCAATGACTAGACCATCAATTTTTTGTTTTTCTAGCTCATCTAGGCTAATAACAAAATCCTTCGCAGTATCTTCTGCAAATGAGGTAATTTCAATATAACCAACTTTTTTACCATTGCTCTCTTTTACTGAGCTATAGACGGTTTCAATTGGAATTTCATCTCGTGTAACATCGATTTTTAAAATTTCAGTAACACCAGGACGTACAACATCTAGTTTAACAACCGTGCCTTTTTCACCACGGATTTTCAAAACGGCTTCGTATAAATCTAAGCCCTCAACATTCTCACCGTCTACTGCAAGAATCTGATCATTTGGCTTTAAACCAGCTTTTTCAGCTGGAGAATCTTTAAATGGAGCAACAATTGTTACTTTTCCATCAATCATACTCACTTCTGCACCGATTCCTTCAAATGAAGAATCAAGTGACTGATTAAATTGTTCAGCTGTCTCTTTATCCATATATACAGAATAAGGATCCTCTAAAGTGTTAACCATCCCTTGAATGGCACCTTCAACTAACTCATTTTCATCCATTTCTTCAACATATCTTGACTTGATTAAGTCATATGCTTGCCCAATCTTCTTTAATTGCTCCTGTGCATCTTCGCTCGGTTCAGGCTGTGCAGCTTGATTTTCCGAGGCTGTATCATTTTCCGCTACTAGTTGTGTACCGTCTAGTACCTCAGTAGCGACATACGTTCCCCCTGCACCAATTAGCATTGATAGTGCCATGTACATTGCAAGAATTTTACGACTCAAACGACTCATCCTCCTATCCCTTTACCAATCGCTGTTTTTTTAAAAAGTAAAAATGCCTTAGGTAGCTATTTCTTGAAACAGCCTTCTAAATAGAACAAGTGCAATATCATTAGTGTATGATTATGGAAATTTCTTATTCTATTCTTTTTTTCTTCCATTACACTTGCAGGAAAAGGCACCACACATGCATTGTGCGATGCCTTTGGTTAACTATATGAAAAGCTTGTTCATTTTATGAATTTTTAAATAATGTGGACTACTATTAATTATAGGTTAATTTTAAATGATGTAAAGTAAAACATTTTCTGAAGATTGAAGTAAATCTCAAATGTGTATAGAAAATGAGAAATAATTGTTCGACGTATAAATGGCCCAAAAGGTTCATATACATTGATATACCTGTTGCACTACAGCATGACACTTCATCATACGTACACGATTAGGTAAAAAGGTACGCGTGGTATCACATATTTAAGGAGGTCCTTATGAGTAAACAACAAAAGTATTCCATACAGTATCCTAGCAAGGTTGTAAGCATGCAATCACAGGATCGAGTCCGTTTTTTAGAAAGAAATTACCAACTTACAGATTTACGACATTCTACTCACTGGAATATCAAGGTGGCTGCACCTCAAAAAGCAGATGGCTTTAAAGTATTCGTCTTCGCATCAAGCATGGAAGGTTATACACAAGGATATGACCTACCTATCTTTGAAACGGTCAAAACATATCCACTTGATGACGCGATGAAATTAGTAGATTTCTATACAGATCTTGCAAAAGAGGATAAAATGTACGATGAGCCAACACTTAAGCAAAATAAGTTACTAATCAATTCACTGAGACGTAAGCGAATCTTACTTCTGCGTGTCCCTAAAAAACGCTTAAAAACTCAAACAACTGAAGAATAACTACTGCAATCCACACCGATAAAATTCAGGTGTGGATTTTTAGATTTTTATATATAATCAAACATAATGACAGAATCTAATTATTGAGGAGAACGAGTGATGGTAGTATTTAAAGAGCTTACAACAAAACAGGAGTTTCTTGATGCTTATAAGGTCATGCATGAATTACGAACTCACCTAGATGAGGATGGTTACTTAGAGTTACTTGAACCAATGCTAAAGGAAGGATATCGTATGTTGGTGGCTGTAGAGGAAAATGAGATTGTCGCAGCAACAGGAATTATTCAGCTCACAAACTTCTATAATGGCAAACATATTTATGTCTATGATTTAGTAACAGCTGAAGCTCACCGTTCAAAGGGTTATGGTGAAAAGCTACTCTCTCATATTCATACTCTAGCGGTACAGGAAGGCTGTTCGTCCGTTGCCCTTTCTTCAGGACTTCAACGTAAAGATGCACACCGATTTTATGAAGAAAAAATGGGATATTTAAAAACAAGCTATGCGTTTGTAAAAAATTTATAAATTAAATGCGCCAAAGATATTCACTGCACAGTTAATTTTTTAGCAAACGTTTGATGAATAGGGTTAAGCCGAGTGGTATCAAGGGATTGAAAAATCCAATCAAACGTTTGATTGGATTTTTTCGTCATGCCTATTTAACTTGTAGAACAATTTTTCCTTTAGTCCTTCTTGATTCAATTTGGATATGGGCTTCTTTTACTTCGGATAAAGGTAAAATGGTACCAACTACAGGGTGTACATTTCCGTCTGATAGTAAGGTTGATAATTGGTCTAGGCTTTCTCCATCTGGTTTACTAAATATCAAGTTATAGTTAATACCTTTTGCATCTACTAGCTGTTGACTCTCTGGTGAAAGCGAACTTGTGATGGAAACAATTTTCCCACCCTCTTTTGTAGCATCAACTAATTGTGCAATCTGATATCCGCCAACCGTATCAAAAATCACGTCATATTCTGAAGTTAGTAGGATTTCTTTTATATAGTCAATGACAAAATCAGCTCCTAATTCCTTTACAAAATCACTATTTTTCGTACTTGTTGTAGCTGAAACAATTGCCCCCTGTGCTTTTGCTAACTGAACCGCAAAGCTTCCAACACCACCAGATCCACCTAAAATCAGGACCTTTTGATCCTTCTTCAGTTTCGCCTCTTCGACAAGTGCATACCAAGCTGTAATCCCAACTAACGGTACGGAAGCAGCTTCAACAAATGAGAGATTACTAGGCTTTCGAGAAACAAACTCCTCATTAACTGCGACAAACTCTGCATACGTTCCATTTCTTTCTAAAGAAGTATAACTATATACCTCATCTCCCACTTGAAACCTTTTTACACCAGAACCAACTGCAGATACTATACCAGCTACATCATATCCCAATACAAGAGGAAATTTGTTAGGAATTCGTTCTTTAAAATAACCCTCTCTAATGGCTAAATCTAAAGGATTTACTGCTGAAGCATATACTTCTATTAAAATATCATTGAGTCCAATCTCTGGTAGGGGTATTTCGATTTCTTTTAACTGTTCAATTTCACCATAGCTTTCAATCGCTATTGCTCTCATTTTTCCCACTCCTTAAGAATAACTTGATTCTTTTAATTTTCCATTTTCATAGTCAGATACAGGTCTAAATGGAATAACAGGTGCACTTTCTAAATGGATGAGTCGATCTTCAAACTGTTCAAAAAGTTCCTTTTTCCCTTGCTCATCAATTCCAGCTG
This window contains:
- a CDS encoding PDZ domain-containing protein, giving the protein MIELWLVEFLKGIGRLFLHPLFYGLFGMAVFLGYLRVKRERKVFHTRLHDGFYELRSLLPMGVILGLVLSIITISSGVVIPFGTIALIGVITIILSLTFSLRWLSPSYIIGFSMFGIIFLSTLSSESSFLQGLIEDLKNTSLTAVVVLLALLVISEGLLVLKNGSKGTSPHIEQSKRGLPVGSHLTRRLWMVPVFLVLPGEVLQTQFQWWPLFSVNDGQYALTLVPFAIGFQNKTLGTLPSDGIRFIGKRIIAHGLVIAALAVGSIWYPILAIVAASLALIGRELISIHHRLTDDSMPFFFSRKDHGLMILGIIPKTPAEKMGLQVGEIVTKVNSIPVKSEGGFYEALQKNRAYCKLEIVDTNGEVRFVQRALYDGEHHELGILFVHDQKKWENKAV
- a CDS encoding transposase yields the protein MGKHFTPEYKEYVSKLIVEEGRKATQVAYELEISPKSISRWVAAYRNKLNAAQTGVTYITPTELEKLKKQHDKEMQQLREENEILKKAMHIFAKNQA
- a CDS encoding IS3 family transposase codes for the protein MYAFIQAHTDENSIVKMCRALEVSTSGYYKWLNNQNEPQSEKNAYRLEIQQKICKSFHESFGTYGSPRVHADLIEWGYTISQKTVARLMKEMGLTATPKDKYVVTTDSIHDLYIYPNLVNRQFNVEQPNQVWVSDITYIWTIEGWVFLSSIMDLFSRKIVGWSLASHMKTELSLQALNMAITTRQPAEGLIHHSDRGSQYCSKGYIERLEQKDIQISMSKKGDPYDNACIESFHATIKKDLIYRRRFTTRAEAIKAINYYISSFYNEKRKHSTLGNCSPNQYERKNQEMDWEIVS
- a CDS encoding peptidoglycan-binding protein, coding for MSRKILAMYMALSMLIGAGGTYVATEVLDGTQLVAENDTASENQAAQPEPSEDAQEQLKKIGQAYDLIKSRYVEEMDENELVEGAIQGMVNTLEDPYSVYMDKETAEQFNQSLDSSFEGIGAEVSMIDGKVTIVAPFKDSPAEKAGLKPNDQILAVDGENVEGLDLYEAVLKIRGEKGTVVKLDVVRPGVTEILKIDVTRDEIPIETVYSSVKESNGKKVGYIEITSFAEDTAKDFVISLDELEKQKIDGLVIDVRGNPGGYLESVEEILKHLITEEKPYVQIEDRTGNKQRFFSTLKEKKGYPINVLIDRGSASASEILAGALKEAGGYNIVGEPSFGKGTVQQAVPMGDGSNIKLTMFKWLTPDGNWIHKTGVEPTIDVKQPDYFYSNPIQLENDLVLDMNNEQVKNAQLMLKGLGFETGRVDGYYSKETETAVKAFQQTNSVTPTGKIDKATAELIQTQLLEKVREEANDIQLQTAMKVLFQ
- a CDS encoding GNAT family N-acetyltransferase — its product is MVVFKELTTKQEFLDAYKVMHELRTHLDEDGYLELLEPMLKEGYRMLVAVEENEIVAATGIIQLTNFYNGKHIYVYDLVTAEAHRSKGYGEKLLSHIHTLAVQEGCSSVALSSGLQRKDAHRFYEEKMGYLKTSYAFVKNL
- a CDS encoding NADP-dependent oxidoreductase, with the protein product MRAIAIESYGEIEQLKEIEIPLPEIGLNDILIEVYASAVNPLDLAIREGYFKERIPNKFPLVLGYDVAGIVSAVGSGVKRFQVGDEVYSYTSLERNGTYAEFVAVNEEFVSRKPSNLSFVEAASVPLVGITAWYALVEEAKLKKDQKVLILGGSGGVGSFAVQLAKAQGAIVSATTSTKNSDFVKELGADFVIDYIKEILLTSEYDVIFDTVGGYQIAQLVDATKEGGKIVSITSSLSPESQQLVDAKGINYNLIFSKPDGESLDQLSTLLSDGNVHPVVGTILPLSEVKEAHIQIESRRTKGKIVLQVK